From a region of the Apis cerana isolate GH-2021 linkage group LG13, AcerK_1.0, whole genome shotgun sequence genome:
- the LOC107997153 gene encoding zinc finger protein 845 isoform X1 encodes MESYEEDDDTHFCIKCHLTIHGLENYVRHRQSGCRPPDDKNVWVSPTTPASPTTVSYPEILNADAFFSSLELQSSSKTNPRKAPPSLLDEGKKSLKKEERRKKGGQRGGQVDAEEAKEKQHIHNMLPQVPVLVDDPTDYLCIPSLVGFPDIVSSKPAAAAHNGRNKLAQSMGHATGAAPSKTQHEAENPLVEGLMPHVEGAKGQGGDRKRQEEQVHQTWLEDTILAELVANNEAPSKDLARYGFEYQQEDEEEEEDEDEGEDEGEDESEEEEEEDEEEEEEDILEEDLGEEEEDGSYAESEEDRERSLRGHTGGKWKPELDDLPQNMSQLQDEDEDEQHQEHPPPSHTGGKWRPSDASHKEEYGAKGGNVGQQPPPGHTRGKWIPGARADVESAGYWCNPCGRKLASRPVYDRHLRSDLHARRSVREMDGALCLPRAASAAKKPRHQLDRQRGQGRGQAGEAKGVKKSVRRREKEVLCCEMCNARVRRAQMGKHLLSHYHCRVAGANPRGPRARRFLLENMANVVRQCPFQCFSCRFYCNTEDTFLRHWRSELHAKTLERISGSYRCTPCDFWCEENGAMESHLLDPGHRDVVSMMNGSVPIMIGRQRGLPCAGCDRRFRYNLQLRIHAKETGHEESLTASDEYQQRIRCKSCPRVVRSLVALQRHQLSCHAAKTAREGDAAPYFCSFCSMNFATAREAVLHRRTSSHKEVVKARKCSEAVVGRQCPHCEEKQANLSAHKSHLLDRHPELCYRCPKCGTLFALSQDVTRHTRENKCHEEEGSKARGDGWRCGECSFSTDSRSEFIFHEALHAGPVNGEKAGPGAKYSCPVCDRAFAKVSLRNHIRSHTGERPFPCAKCLAPFSRRSDLNAHQKECAGPSSAGWPDAGPPGRKRAFACSECSNAFYTKHSLRQHMLRHAGKKYKCGLPGCPTVLRTASELRSHVSLVHDATPSTRRYKCSDCSYAAKTRTQLRRHRARHDGPETATKSDLRPCPYSGCAFRTKIASHLQRHVRLHTGTKPYKCRHCPYASNNLENLRKHVLSTNLHPGKTIYECDVCQGDDPEPFRTNFAKELRAHLLEAHSDAFSTPGHANDYVIGIFKVHRSTDFVDEPN; translated from the exons ATGGAGAGTTACGAGGAGGACGACGACACCCACTTCTGCATCAAGTGTCATCTGACGATACACGGCCTCGAGAATTACGTGCGCCATCGTCAATCGGGATGCCGTCCGCCCGACGACAAGAACGTGTGGGTCTCGCCCACGACCCCCGCCTCCCCCACCACCGTCTCCTACCCCGAGATACTGAACGCGGACGCGTTCTTCAGCTCGTTGGAGCTGCAGAGCAGCTCCAAGACGAATCCCCGGAAGGCGCCCCCGTCGCTGCTCGACGAGGGCAAGAAGTCGctgaagaaggaggagaggcGGAAGAAGGGGGGCCAGAGGGGGGGCCAGGTGGACGCGGAGGAGGCGAAGGAGAAGCAGCACATTCACAACATGCTGCCCCAGGTCCCGGTGCTCGTCGACGACCCGACCGACTACCTCTGCATCCCGTCCCTCGTCGGCTTCCCCGACATCGTCTCCTCGAAACCGGCGGCCGCGGCCCACAACGGCCGGAACAAGCTGGCCCAATCGATGGGCCACGCGACGGGCGCCGCCCCCTCGAAGACGCAGCACGAGGCGGAAAACCCCTTGGTGGAGGGCCTGATGCCCCACGTGGAGGGGGCCAAGGGGCAGGGGGGGGACAGGAAGAGGCAGGAGGAGCAGGTTCATCAAACGTGGCTCGAGGACACGATACTGGCCGAGCTGGTGGCCAACAACGAGGCACCGAGCAAAGATTTGGCCAGGTACGGGTTCGAGTATCAAcaggaggacgaggaggaggaggaggacgaggacgagggCGAGGACGAGGGCGAGGACGagtcggaggaggaggaggaggaggacgaggaggaggaggaggaggatataTTGGAGGAGGAcctgggggaggaggaggaggacgggtCGTACGCGGAGTCGGAGGAGGATAGGGAGCGTTCGTTGCGCGGTCACACCGGTGGCAAATGGAAGCCGGAATTGGACGATCTCCCTCAAAATATGTCTCAACTTCAGGACGAGGACGAAGACGAGCAGCATCAAGAGCATCCGCCGCCATCTCACACCGGTGGCAAGTGGCGGCCCTCGGACGCGTCCCAC AAGGAGGAGTACGGGGCCAAGGGCGGCAACGTGGGGCAGCAACCACCGCCGGGGCACACGCGAGGGAAATGGATCCCGGGCGCGCGGGCGGACGTCGAGTCGGCGGGCTACTGGTGCAACCCTTGCGGCAGGAAACTCGCCTCCCGACCGGTGTACGACAGGCATCTCCGCTCCGACCTGCACGCCAGGAGGAGCGTCCGAGAGATGGACGGCGCCCTTTGCCTGCCGCGCGCCGCCAGCGCCGCGAAGAAACCTCGCCACCAA CTTGATCGACAGAGGGGGCAAGGCAGAGGGCAGGCGGGCGAGGCGAAGGGCGTTAAGAAAAGTGTGCGGAGACGGGAGAAGGAGGTGCTCTGCTGCGAGATGTGCAACGCGCGGGTGAGGAGGGCGCAAATGGGCAAGCATTTGCTCTCCCATTACCACTGCCGCGTGGCGGGCGCGAATCCTCGCGGGCCGCGGGCCCGCCGCTTTCTACTCGAAAATATGGCGAACGTGGTTCGCCAGTGCCCCTTCCAGTGCTTCTCCTGCCGCTTCTATTGCAACACCGAGGACACCTTCCTGCGCCACTGGAGGTCCGAGCTTCACGCGAAAACCCTCGAGCGG ATAAGCGGCAGCTACAGGTGCACCCCGTGCGACTTCTGGTGCGAGGAAAACGGGGCCATGGAGTCGCACTTGCTGGACCCGGGCCACCGAGACGTGGTCTCGATGATGAACGGCTCGGTGCCGATCATGATCGGCCGTCAACGGGGTCTGCCGTGCGCCGGTTGCGACCGCCGCTTCCGTTACAACTTGCAGCTCCGTATTCACGCGAAGGAGACGGGCCACGAGGAGAGCTTGACGGCGAGCGACGAGTATCAGCAGCGGATCAGGTGCAAGTCGTGCCCGCGAGTAGTGAGGTCGTTGGTGGCTCTCCAGCGCCATCAGCTCTCCTGCCACGCGGCCAAGACGGCGAGGGAAGGCGACGCGGCGCCCTATTTCTGCTCGTTTTGCTCGATGAACTTCGCCACAGCCAGGGAGGCCGTCCTCCACAGAAGAACGTCGAGCCACAAGGAGGTGGTGAAGGCACGCAAGTGCAGCGAGGCGGTCGTCGGCCGCCAGTGCCCCCATTGCGAGGAGAAACAGGCGAACCTCTCGGCTCACAAGAGCCACCTCCTCGATCGCCACCCCGAGCTCTGCTACAG GTGCCCGAAGTGCGGCACGCTCTTCGCCCTGTCCCAAGACGTGACCAGGCACACGAGGGAGAACAAGTGCCACGAGGAGGAGGGGTCGAAGGCCAGGGGGGACGGGTGGAGGTGCGGCGAGTGCAGCTTCTCGACCGACTCCCGCTCGGAGTTCATCTTCCACGAGGCGCTTCACGCGGGCCCCGTGAACGGCGAGAAAGCGGGCCCCGGGGCCAAGTACTCGTGCCCCGTCTGCGACAGGGCGTTCGCCAAGGTGTCGCTGAGGAATCACATCAGGAGCCACACGGGGGAGAGGCCGTTCCCGTGCGCCAAGTGCCTGGCCCCCTTCTCGAGGAGGTCCGACCTGAATGCCCATCAGAAGGAGTGCGCGGGGCCGTCGTCGGCCGGCTGGCCGGATGCCGGGCCGCCCGGCCGGAAGCGCGCCTTCGCCTGCTCCGAGTGCAGCAACGCTTTCTACACCAA ACACTCGCTGAGGCAGCACATGCTACGACACGCTGGGAAGAAGTACAAGTGCGGGCTTCCGGGATGCCCGACCGTGCTTCGCACAGCGTCCGAGCTGAGATCGCACGTGAGCTTGGTTCACGACGCTACGCCGTCCACCAGGCGTTACAAATGCTCGGATTGCAGTTACGCGGCCAAAACGAGGACCCAGCTTCGACG CCACCGCGCTCGCCACGACGGACCGGAGACCGCCACCAAATCGGATCTTCGCCCATGTCCATACTCTGGATGCGCTTTCCGAACTAAGATCGCTTCTCATTTGCAGCGACACGTGCGCCTCCATACGGGAACCAAGCCGTACAAGTGTCGCCATTGCCCATACGCGAGCAACAATTTG GAGAATCTTAGGAAACACGTGTTGTCCACGAATCTGCATCCAGGCAAGACGATATACGAATGCGACGTTTGCCAAGGGGACGATCCGGAACcgtttcgaacgaatttcGCGAAAGAACTTCGCGCGCATTTGCTGGAAGCGCACAGCGACGCGTTTTCTACGCCTGGCCACGCGAACGACTACGTAATCGGGATTTTTAAAGTCCATCGAAGCACGGATTTCGTCGACGAGCCGAATTAA
- the LOC107997153 gene encoding zinc finger protein 37 isoform X3, whose protein sequence is MESYEEDDDTHFCIKCHLTIHGLENYVRHRQSGCRPPDDKNVWVSPTTPASPTTVSYPEILNADAFFSSLELQSSSKTNPRKAPPSLLDEGKKSLKKEERRKKGGQRGGQVDAEEAKEKQHIHNMLPQVPVLVDDPTDYLCIPSLVGFPDIVSSKPAAAAHNGRNKLAQSMGHATGAAPSKTQHEAENPLVEGLMPHVEGAKGQGGDRKRQEEQVHQTWLEDTILAELVANNEAPSKDLARYGFEYQQEDEEEEEDEDEGEDEGEDESEEEEEEDEEEEEEDILEEDLGEEEEDGSYAESEEDRERSLRGHTGGKWKPELDDLPQNMSQLQDEDEDEQHQEHPPPSHTGGKWRPSDASHKEEYGAKGGNVGQQPPPGHTRGKWIPGARADVESAGYWCNPCGRKLASRPVYDRHLRSDLHARRSVREMDGALCLPRAASAAKKPRHQLDRQRGQGRGQAGEAKGVKKSVRRREKEVLCCEMCNARVRRAQMGKHLLSHYHCRVAGANPRGPRARRFLLENMANVVRQCPFQCFSCRFYCNTEDTFLRHWRSELHAKTLERISGSYRCTPCDFWCEENGAMESHLLDPGHRDVVSMMNGSVPIMIGRQRGLPCAGCDRRFRYNLQLRIHAKETGHEESLTASDEYQQRIRCKSCPRVVRSLVALQRHQLSCHAAKTAREGDAAPYFCSFCSMNFATAREAVLHRRTSSHKEVVKARKCSEAVVGRQCPHCEEKQANLSAHKSHLLDRHPELCYRCPKCGTLFALSQDVTRHTRENKCHEEEGSKARGDGWRCGECSFSTDSRSEFIFHEALHAGPVNGEKAGPGAKYSCPVCDRAFAKVSLRNHIRSHTGERPFPCAKCLAPFSRRSDLNAHQKECAGPSSAGWPDAGPPGRKRAFACSECSNAFYTKHSLRQHMLRHAGKKYKCGLPGCPTVLRTASELRSHVSLVHDATPSTRRYKCSDCSYAAKTRTQLRRRILGNTCCPRICIQARRYTNATFAKGTIRNRFERISRKNFARICWKRTATRFLRLATRTTT, encoded by the exons ATGGAGAGTTACGAGGAGGACGACGACACCCACTTCTGCATCAAGTGTCATCTGACGATACACGGCCTCGAGAATTACGTGCGCCATCGTCAATCGGGATGCCGTCCGCCCGACGACAAGAACGTGTGGGTCTCGCCCACGACCCCCGCCTCCCCCACCACCGTCTCCTACCCCGAGATACTGAACGCGGACGCGTTCTTCAGCTCGTTGGAGCTGCAGAGCAGCTCCAAGACGAATCCCCGGAAGGCGCCCCCGTCGCTGCTCGACGAGGGCAAGAAGTCGctgaagaaggaggagaggcGGAAGAAGGGGGGCCAGAGGGGGGGCCAGGTGGACGCGGAGGAGGCGAAGGAGAAGCAGCACATTCACAACATGCTGCCCCAGGTCCCGGTGCTCGTCGACGACCCGACCGACTACCTCTGCATCCCGTCCCTCGTCGGCTTCCCCGACATCGTCTCCTCGAAACCGGCGGCCGCGGCCCACAACGGCCGGAACAAGCTGGCCCAATCGATGGGCCACGCGACGGGCGCCGCCCCCTCGAAGACGCAGCACGAGGCGGAAAACCCCTTGGTGGAGGGCCTGATGCCCCACGTGGAGGGGGCCAAGGGGCAGGGGGGGGACAGGAAGAGGCAGGAGGAGCAGGTTCATCAAACGTGGCTCGAGGACACGATACTGGCCGAGCTGGTGGCCAACAACGAGGCACCGAGCAAAGATTTGGCCAGGTACGGGTTCGAGTATCAAcaggaggacgaggaggaggaggaggacgaggacgagggCGAGGACGAGGGCGAGGACGagtcggaggaggaggaggaggaggacgaggaggaggaggaggaggatataTTGGAGGAGGAcctgggggaggaggaggaggacgggtCGTACGCGGAGTCGGAGGAGGATAGGGAGCGTTCGTTGCGCGGTCACACCGGTGGCAAATGGAAGCCGGAATTGGACGATCTCCCTCAAAATATGTCTCAACTTCAGGACGAGGACGAAGACGAGCAGCATCAAGAGCATCCGCCGCCATCTCACACCGGTGGCAAGTGGCGGCCCTCGGACGCGTCCCAC AAGGAGGAGTACGGGGCCAAGGGCGGCAACGTGGGGCAGCAACCACCGCCGGGGCACACGCGAGGGAAATGGATCCCGGGCGCGCGGGCGGACGTCGAGTCGGCGGGCTACTGGTGCAACCCTTGCGGCAGGAAACTCGCCTCCCGACCGGTGTACGACAGGCATCTCCGCTCCGACCTGCACGCCAGGAGGAGCGTCCGAGAGATGGACGGCGCCCTTTGCCTGCCGCGCGCCGCCAGCGCCGCGAAGAAACCTCGCCACCAA CTTGATCGACAGAGGGGGCAAGGCAGAGGGCAGGCGGGCGAGGCGAAGGGCGTTAAGAAAAGTGTGCGGAGACGGGAGAAGGAGGTGCTCTGCTGCGAGATGTGCAACGCGCGGGTGAGGAGGGCGCAAATGGGCAAGCATTTGCTCTCCCATTACCACTGCCGCGTGGCGGGCGCGAATCCTCGCGGGCCGCGGGCCCGCCGCTTTCTACTCGAAAATATGGCGAACGTGGTTCGCCAGTGCCCCTTCCAGTGCTTCTCCTGCCGCTTCTATTGCAACACCGAGGACACCTTCCTGCGCCACTGGAGGTCCGAGCTTCACGCGAAAACCCTCGAGCGG ATAAGCGGCAGCTACAGGTGCACCCCGTGCGACTTCTGGTGCGAGGAAAACGGGGCCATGGAGTCGCACTTGCTGGACCCGGGCCACCGAGACGTGGTCTCGATGATGAACGGCTCGGTGCCGATCATGATCGGCCGTCAACGGGGTCTGCCGTGCGCCGGTTGCGACCGCCGCTTCCGTTACAACTTGCAGCTCCGTATTCACGCGAAGGAGACGGGCCACGAGGAGAGCTTGACGGCGAGCGACGAGTATCAGCAGCGGATCAGGTGCAAGTCGTGCCCGCGAGTAGTGAGGTCGTTGGTGGCTCTCCAGCGCCATCAGCTCTCCTGCCACGCGGCCAAGACGGCGAGGGAAGGCGACGCGGCGCCCTATTTCTGCTCGTTTTGCTCGATGAACTTCGCCACAGCCAGGGAGGCCGTCCTCCACAGAAGAACGTCGAGCCACAAGGAGGTGGTGAAGGCACGCAAGTGCAGCGAGGCGGTCGTCGGCCGCCAGTGCCCCCATTGCGAGGAGAAACAGGCGAACCTCTCGGCTCACAAGAGCCACCTCCTCGATCGCCACCCCGAGCTCTGCTACAG GTGCCCGAAGTGCGGCACGCTCTTCGCCCTGTCCCAAGACGTGACCAGGCACACGAGGGAGAACAAGTGCCACGAGGAGGAGGGGTCGAAGGCCAGGGGGGACGGGTGGAGGTGCGGCGAGTGCAGCTTCTCGACCGACTCCCGCTCGGAGTTCATCTTCCACGAGGCGCTTCACGCGGGCCCCGTGAACGGCGAGAAAGCGGGCCCCGGGGCCAAGTACTCGTGCCCCGTCTGCGACAGGGCGTTCGCCAAGGTGTCGCTGAGGAATCACATCAGGAGCCACACGGGGGAGAGGCCGTTCCCGTGCGCCAAGTGCCTGGCCCCCTTCTCGAGGAGGTCCGACCTGAATGCCCATCAGAAGGAGTGCGCGGGGCCGTCGTCGGCCGGCTGGCCGGATGCCGGGCCGCCCGGCCGGAAGCGCGCCTTCGCCTGCTCCGAGTGCAGCAACGCTTTCTACACCAA ACACTCGCTGAGGCAGCACATGCTACGACACGCTGGGAAGAAGTACAAGTGCGGGCTTCCGGGATGCCCGACCGTGCTTCGCACAGCGTCCGAGCTGAGATCGCACGTGAGCTTGGTTCACGACGCTACGCCGTCCACCAGGCGTTACAAATGCTCGGATTGCAGTTACGCGGCCAAAACGAGGACCCAGCTTCGACG GAGAATCTTAGGAAACACGTGTTGTCCACGAATCTGCATCCAGGCAAGACGATATACGAATGCGACGTTTGCCAAGGGGACGATCCGGAACcgtttcgaacgaatttcGCGAAAGAACTTCGCGCGCATTTGCTGGAAGCGCACAGCGACGCGTTTTCTACGCCTGGCCACGCGAACGACTACGTAA
- the LOC107997153 gene encoding zinc finger protein 845 isoform X2, with product MESYEEDDDTHFCIKCHLTIHGLENYVRHRQSGCRPPDDKNVWVSPTTPASPTTVSYPEILNADAFFSSLELQSSSKTNPRKAPPSLLDEGKKSLKKEERRKKGGQRGGQVDAEEAKEKQHIHNMLPQVPVLVDDPTDYLCIPSLVGFPDIVSSKPAAAAHNGRNKLAQSMGHATGAAPSKTQHEAENPLVEGLMPHVEGAKGQGGDRKRQEEQVHQTWLEDTILAELVANNEAPSKDLARYGFEYQQEDEEEEEDEDEGEDEGEDESEEEEEEDEEEEEEDILEEDLGEEEEDGSYAESEEDRERSLRGHTGGKWKPELDDLPQNMSQLQDEDEDEQHQEHPPPSHTGGKWRPSDASHEEYGAKGGNVGQQPPPGHTRGKWIPGARADVESAGYWCNPCGRKLASRPVYDRHLRSDLHARRSVREMDGALCLPRAASAAKKPRHQLDRQRGQGRGQAGEAKGVKKSVRRREKEVLCCEMCNARVRRAQMGKHLLSHYHCRVAGANPRGPRARRFLLENMANVVRQCPFQCFSCRFYCNTEDTFLRHWRSELHAKTLERISGSYRCTPCDFWCEENGAMESHLLDPGHRDVVSMMNGSVPIMIGRQRGLPCAGCDRRFRYNLQLRIHAKETGHEESLTASDEYQQRIRCKSCPRVVRSLVALQRHQLSCHAAKTAREGDAAPYFCSFCSMNFATAREAVLHRRTSSHKEVVKARKCSEAVVGRQCPHCEEKQANLSAHKSHLLDRHPELCYRCPKCGTLFALSQDVTRHTRENKCHEEEGSKARGDGWRCGECSFSTDSRSEFIFHEALHAGPVNGEKAGPGAKYSCPVCDRAFAKVSLRNHIRSHTGERPFPCAKCLAPFSRRSDLNAHQKECAGPSSAGWPDAGPPGRKRAFACSECSNAFYTKHSLRQHMLRHAGKKYKCGLPGCPTVLRTASELRSHVSLVHDATPSTRRYKCSDCSYAAKTRTQLRRHRARHDGPETATKSDLRPCPYSGCAFRTKIASHLQRHVRLHTGTKPYKCRHCPYASNNLENLRKHVLSTNLHPGKTIYECDVCQGDDPEPFRTNFAKELRAHLLEAHSDAFSTPGHANDYVIGIFKVHRSTDFVDEPN from the exons ATGGAGAGTTACGAGGAGGACGACGACACCCACTTCTGCATCAAGTGTCATCTGACGATACACGGCCTCGAGAATTACGTGCGCCATCGTCAATCGGGATGCCGTCCGCCCGACGACAAGAACGTGTGGGTCTCGCCCACGACCCCCGCCTCCCCCACCACCGTCTCCTACCCCGAGATACTGAACGCGGACGCGTTCTTCAGCTCGTTGGAGCTGCAGAGCAGCTCCAAGACGAATCCCCGGAAGGCGCCCCCGTCGCTGCTCGACGAGGGCAAGAAGTCGctgaagaaggaggagaggcGGAAGAAGGGGGGCCAGAGGGGGGGCCAGGTGGACGCGGAGGAGGCGAAGGAGAAGCAGCACATTCACAACATGCTGCCCCAGGTCCCGGTGCTCGTCGACGACCCGACCGACTACCTCTGCATCCCGTCCCTCGTCGGCTTCCCCGACATCGTCTCCTCGAAACCGGCGGCCGCGGCCCACAACGGCCGGAACAAGCTGGCCCAATCGATGGGCCACGCGACGGGCGCCGCCCCCTCGAAGACGCAGCACGAGGCGGAAAACCCCTTGGTGGAGGGCCTGATGCCCCACGTGGAGGGGGCCAAGGGGCAGGGGGGGGACAGGAAGAGGCAGGAGGAGCAGGTTCATCAAACGTGGCTCGAGGACACGATACTGGCCGAGCTGGTGGCCAACAACGAGGCACCGAGCAAAGATTTGGCCAGGTACGGGTTCGAGTATCAAcaggaggacgaggaggaggaggaggacgaggacgagggCGAGGACGAGGGCGAGGACGagtcggaggaggaggaggaggaggacgaggaggaggaggaggaggatataTTGGAGGAGGAcctgggggaggaggaggaggacgggtCGTACGCGGAGTCGGAGGAGGATAGGGAGCGTTCGTTGCGCGGTCACACCGGTGGCAAATGGAAGCCGGAATTGGACGATCTCCCTCAAAATATGTCTCAACTTCAGGACGAGGACGAAGACGAGCAGCATCAAGAGCATCCGCCGCCATCTCACACCGGTGGCAAGTGGCGGCCCTCGGACGCGTCCCAC GAGGAGTACGGGGCCAAGGGCGGCAACGTGGGGCAGCAACCACCGCCGGGGCACACGCGAGGGAAATGGATCCCGGGCGCGCGGGCGGACGTCGAGTCGGCGGGCTACTGGTGCAACCCTTGCGGCAGGAAACTCGCCTCCCGACCGGTGTACGACAGGCATCTCCGCTCCGACCTGCACGCCAGGAGGAGCGTCCGAGAGATGGACGGCGCCCTTTGCCTGCCGCGCGCCGCCAGCGCCGCGAAGAAACCTCGCCACCAA CTTGATCGACAGAGGGGGCAAGGCAGAGGGCAGGCGGGCGAGGCGAAGGGCGTTAAGAAAAGTGTGCGGAGACGGGAGAAGGAGGTGCTCTGCTGCGAGATGTGCAACGCGCGGGTGAGGAGGGCGCAAATGGGCAAGCATTTGCTCTCCCATTACCACTGCCGCGTGGCGGGCGCGAATCCTCGCGGGCCGCGGGCCCGCCGCTTTCTACTCGAAAATATGGCGAACGTGGTTCGCCAGTGCCCCTTCCAGTGCTTCTCCTGCCGCTTCTATTGCAACACCGAGGACACCTTCCTGCGCCACTGGAGGTCCGAGCTTCACGCGAAAACCCTCGAGCGG ATAAGCGGCAGCTACAGGTGCACCCCGTGCGACTTCTGGTGCGAGGAAAACGGGGCCATGGAGTCGCACTTGCTGGACCCGGGCCACCGAGACGTGGTCTCGATGATGAACGGCTCGGTGCCGATCATGATCGGCCGTCAACGGGGTCTGCCGTGCGCCGGTTGCGACCGCCGCTTCCGTTACAACTTGCAGCTCCGTATTCACGCGAAGGAGACGGGCCACGAGGAGAGCTTGACGGCGAGCGACGAGTATCAGCAGCGGATCAGGTGCAAGTCGTGCCCGCGAGTAGTGAGGTCGTTGGTGGCTCTCCAGCGCCATCAGCTCTCCTGCCACGCGGCCAAGACGGCGAGGGAAGGCGACGCGGCGCCCTATTTCTGCTCGTTTTGCTCGATGAACTTCGCCACAGCCAGGGAGGCCGTCCTCCACAGAAGAACGTCGAGCCACAAGGAGGTGGTGAAGGCACGCAAGTGCAGCGAGGCGGTCGTCGGCCGCCAGTGCCCCCATTGCGAGGAGAAACAGGCGAACCTCTCGGCTCACAAGAGCCACCTCCTCGATCGCCACCCCGAGCTCTGCTACAG GTGCCCGAAGTGCGGCACGCTCTTCGCCCTGTCCCAAGACGTGACCAGGCACACGAGGGAGAACAAGTGCCACGAGGAGGAGGGGTCGAAGGCCAGGGGGGACGGGTGGAGGTGCGGCGAGTGCAGCTTCTCGACCGACTCCCGCTCGGAGTTCATCTTCCACGAGGCGCTTCACGCGGGCCCCGTGAACGGCGAGAAAGCGGGCCCCGGGGCCAAGTACTCGTGCCCCGTCTGCGACAGGGCGTTCGCCAAGGTGTCGCTGAGGAATCACATCAGGAGCCACACGGGGGAGAGGCCGTTCCCGTGCGCCAAGTGCCTGGCCCCCTTCTCGAGGAGGTCCGACCTGAATGCCCATCAGAAGGAGTGCGCGGGGCCGTCGTCGGCCGGCTGGCCGGATGCCGGGCCGCCCGGCCGGAAGCGCGCCTTCGCCTGCTCCGAGTGCAGCAACGCTTTCTACACCAA ACACTCGCTGAGGCAGCACATGCTACGACACGCTGGGAAGAAGTACAAGTGCGGGCTTCCGGGATGCCCGACCGTGCTTCGCACAGCGTCCGAGCTGAGATCGCACGTGAGCTTGGTTCACGACGCTACGCCGTCCACCAGGCGTTACAAATGCTCGGATTGCAGTTACGCGGCCAAAACGAGGACCCAGCTTCGACG CCACCGCGCTCGCCACGACGGACCGGAGACCGCCACCAAATCGGATCTTCGCCCATGTCCATACTCTGGATGCGCTTTCCGAACTAAGATCGCTTCTCATTTGCAGCGACACGTGCGCCTCCATACGGGAACCAAGCCGTACAAGTGTCGCCATTGCCCATACGCGAGCAACAATTTG GAGAATCTTAGGAAACACGTGTTGTCCACGAATCTGCATCCAGGCAAGACGATATACGAATGCGACGTTTGCCAAGGGGACGATCCGGAACcgtttcgaacgaatttcGCGAAAGAACTTCGCGCGCATTTGCTGGAAGCGCACAGCGACGCGTTTTCTACGCCTGGCCACGCGAACGACTACGTAATCGGGATTTTTAAAGTCCATCGAAGCACGGATTTCGTCGACGAGCCGAATTAA